A single Flavobacterium sp. 1 DNA region contains:
- a CDS encoding S8 family serine peptidase, which produces MKKIVLFILFFSCFSGFSQEDAWVYFNTKNNSQSYFDNPLLMLSQRALDRHTKQGIALDSKDIPIDKSFISQIKSVSGITVMAKSKWLNALHVRGTQTVINSLKSFAFVEKVDFADKTLNSTARIAATAKIKSVSKVLETQVSFAYGSSANQIQMLHGNVLHQQNYTGSGKIIAILDAGFPGVNTAQPFQRLRDNNQILGGYDFVSRNTDFYTGDSHGTMVLSCMGGYKENELIGTAPDASYYLFRTEDDSSENPVEESYWVEAAEKADSLGVDVINTSLGYFEFDNASYNHTYAEMDGKTAYITRGAEIAFSRGMIVTVSAGNEGDTVNPHIGAPADGISVLTVGAVTSAKTVTSFSSIGPSFDGRIKPDVMAQGQSVVLSDSAGNIGTANGTSFSSPIMAGMVACLWQAFPNKTNAEIKEMIVKSADQYTVPNAQYGYGIPDFSLALSNSLALKDFSQKNVFLYPNPTSNLSTVSLPDNFDTGVFRLYSVLGQKMLEQTITKSLPTISLKTLNIGMYIYTINWEGNVFSGKLIKQ; this is translated from the coding sequence ATGAAGAAAATAGTACTTTTTATTTTGTTTTTTTCATGTTTTTCTGGGTTTTCTCAGGAAGATGCTTGGGTATATTTTAACACCAAAAATAATTCACAATCTTATTTTGATAATCCGTTGCTGATGCTTTCTCAAAGAGCATTAGATAGACATACCAAACAAGGTATAGCTTTGGATTCTAAAGATATTCCTATCGATAAAAGTTTCATCAGTCAAATAAAATCTGTTTCTGGCATTACTGTTATGGCGAAGTCCAAATGGCTGAATGCTTTGCATGTTAGAGGTACGCAAACGGTGATTAATTCCTTAAAATCATTTGCTTTTGTTGAGAAAGTTGATTTTGCTGATAAAACGCTCAATTCAACAGCAAGGATAGCCGCTACTGCTAAAATAAAATCTGTTAGTAAGGTTTTGGAAACTCAAGTTAGTTTTGCTTACGGCAGTTCGGCAAACCAAATCCAAATGCTTCATGGCAATGTACTGCACCAACAAAATTATACGGGTTCTGGAAAAATAATTGCAATTCTAGATGCTGGATTTCCAGGCGTTAATACGGCTCAGCCATTTCAAAGACTCCGCGACAATAATCAAATATTGGGTGGTTATGATTTTGTAAGCAGGAATACTGATTTTTATACAGGAGATTCCCATGGCACGATGGTTCTTTCCTGCATGGGAGGATATAAAGAAAATGAGCTTATTGGAACTGCGCCAGACGCTTCTTATTATTTATTCAGAACAGAAGATGATTCTTCTGAAAACCCTGTTGAAGAGTCCTATTGGGTTGAAGCGGCTGAGAAAGCGGATAGCTTGGGAGTTGATGTTATAAATACCTCTTTAGGATACTTTGAGTTTGATAATGCTTCCTATAATCATACCTATGCTGAGATGGATGGCAAAACGGCTTATATTACCCGCGGTGCTGAAATTGCTTTTTCCCGCGGAATGATAGTTACAGTTTCTGCTGGGAATGAAGGGGATACTGTAAATCCTCATATTGGTGCTCCTGCAGATGGAATTTCCGTACTCACGGTGGGAGCGGTAACTTCTGCGAAGACAGTGACTAGTTTTAGTTCAATCGGTCCCTCATTTGATGGCAGAATAAAACCAGATGTTATGGCACAAGGTCAATCGGTTGTTTTATCCGATTCGGCGGGGAATATTGGGACGGCAAACGGAACTTCTTTTTCGAGTCCTATAATGGCTGGAATGGTGGCTTGTTTATGGCAGGCATTTCCCAATAAAACAAATGCCGAAATTAAAGAAATGATTGTAAAATCGGCAGATCAATATACCGTGCCAAATGCTCAATATGGATATGGAATTCCTGATTTCAGTTTAGCTTTGTCTAACAGTTTAGCTTTGAAAGATTTTTCTCAAAAAAATGTTTTTCTATATCCCAATCCAACCAGCAATTTAAGCACCGTTTCTTTACCTGATAATTTTGATACTGGTGTCTTTCGGCTTTATTCTGTACTGGGTCAAAAAATGCTCGAACAGACAATTACCAAATCACTTCCTACTATTTCATTAAAAACATTAAACATAGGGATGTATATTTATACTATAAATTGGGAAGGTAATGTGTTTTCTGGTAAACTAATCAAGCAATAA
- the mnmA gene encoding tRNA 2-thiouridine(34) synthase MnmA — MKRVVVGLSGGVDSSVAAYLLQQQGYEVIGLFMKNWHDDSVTISNECPWLEDSNDALLVAEKLGIPFQTVDLSEQYQEKIVDYMFSEYEKGRTPNPDVLCNREIKFDVFMKIALSLGADYVATGHYCRKGEIEVNGEKVYQLLAGVDNNKDQSYFLCQLSQEQLAKALFPIGELTKPEVREIAAEMELVTAEKKDSQGLCFIGKVRLPEFLQQKLQPKEGIIIQIDKNDLVYSDEVQDGLSLEEQLLFASKKRPYTPKMGKIMGKHQGAHYFTVGQRKGLNVGGTTDPLFVIATDVETNTIYTGLSSMHPGLFKKALFIEKSEVHWIREDLALANGETMDVMARIRYRQPLQKAILHQFENGMYISFEEPQSAITEGQFAAWYHNDELIGSGVIS, encoded by the coding sequence ATGAAACGTGTAGTTGTTGGTCTTTCTGGGGGTGTGGATTCGAGTGTTGCAGCTTATTTATTGCAGCAGCAGGGATATGAAGTAATAGGACTTTTCATGAAGAATTGGCACGATGATTCGGTAACCATTTCTAATGAATGTCCTTGGCTGGAAGACAGTAATGATGCTTTATTGGTTGCTGAAAAATTAGGCATTCCTTTCCAAACTGTTGATTTAAGCGAACAGTATCAGGAAAAAATCGTTGACTATATGTTCAGCGAATACGAAAAAGGAAGAACTCCAAATCCTGACGTACTTTGTAATCGCGAAATAAAATTTGATGTTTTCATGAAAATCGCTTTAAGCCTTGGTGCCGATTATGTGGCTACGGGACATTATTGCCGAAAAGGGGAAATCGAAGTGAATGGAGAAAAAGTATACCAACTTCTTGCTGGAGTTGATAATAATAAAGACCAATCTTATTTTTTATGCCAATTATCACAGGAACAATTGGCTAAAGCGCTGTTTCCTATTGGGGAATTGACCAAGCCGGAAGTGCGTGAAATTGCGGCAGAAATGGAGCTTGTTACCGCCGAAAAGAAAGATTCTCAAGGTTTATGCTTTATTGGAAAAGTACGTTTGCCTGAATTTTTACAGCAAAAACTGCAACCGAAGGAAGGAATTATTATTCAAATCGATAAAAATGACTTAGTATATTCAGATGAAGTGCAGGATGGATTGTCATTAGAGGAACAATTACTTTTTGCATCTAAGAAAAGACCTTATACCCCAAAAATGGGCAAAATTATGGGGAAACATCAAGGAGCGCATTATTTTACGGTTGGACAAAGAAAAGGCTTGAATGTAGGAGGAACAACCGATCCGCTTTTTGTTATTGCTACCGATGTTGAAACCAATACAATTTATACTGGCTTATCAAGTATGCATCCGGGATTATTCAAAAAAGCTTTGTTTATTGAAAAATCAGAAGTGCATTGGATTCGTGAAGATTTGGCTTTGGCCAATGGAGAAACGATGGATGTAATGGCACGCATTCGCTACAGACAGCCTTTGCAAAAAGCCATTTTGCATCAATTTGAAAACGGCATGTATATTTCATTTGAAGAACCGCAGTCTGCGATTACCGAAGGGCAATTTGCTGCGTGGTATCACAATGATGAATTAATTGGTTCTGGGGTTATTTCTTAA
- a CDS encoding toxin-antitoxin system YwqK family antitoxin — MLAIFRILVFFLCCQAVFSQTDSNPVDENGKKHGVWKGFYEESGRQRYEGTFEHGKEKGVFNFFDDTKAKSIIATRTFNAKDNSCYTVFYDQNKNIVSEGKEVNKLREGQWKYYHKASKTIMTLENYKNGKLDGTRTVYYPSGKIVDETIYKNGLKEGVYKKYSEKGIVLENSFFKNDEYEGGAVYKDPNDFVIAKGKFKNGKKIGKWQFFINGKLDSEENMDKPKKPQLKRDKVKTD; from the coding sequence ATGTTAGCTATTTTTAGAATTTTAGTCTTTTTTTTATGCTGCCAAGCTGTGTTTTCACAAACTGATTCCAATCCGGTAGATGAAAATGGAAAGAAACACGGCGTTTGGAAAGGATTTTATGAGGAATCGGGGAGACAGCGCTACGAAGGAACTTTTGAACACGGTAAAGAAAAGGGTGTCTTTAATTTTTTTGATGATACAAAAGCAAAGTCAATTATAGCGACAAGAACTTTCAATGCAAAGGATAATTCCTGCTATACTGTTTTTTATGATCAGAATAAAAATATTGTGAGTGAGGGAAAAGAAGTAAATAAATTGCGTGAAGGCCAATGGAAATACTATCATAAGGCTTCAAAAACAATTATGACTTTGGAAAATTATAAAAACGGAAAACTGGATGGTACGCGAACAGTGTATTATCCTAGCGGTAAAATTGTTGATGAAACTATTTATAAAAACGGATTAAAAGAAGGTGTTTATAAAAAATATTCTGAGAAGGGAATTGTTTTGGAAAACAGCTTTTTTAAAAACGACGAATACGAAGGCGGGGCAGTTTATAAAGACCCAAATGATTTTGTTATTGCAAAAGGGAAGTTCAAAAATGGCAAAAAGATAGGTAAGTGGCAGTTTTTTATAAATGGAAAATTGGATAGTGAAGAAAATATGGATAAGCCTAAAAAACCGCAGCTAAAAAGGGACAAAGTGAAAACAGATTAA
- the yidC gene encoding membrane protein insertase YidC produces MEEKKLDLNSIIGMLLIVGIFFWMMYQNKPSEAQLAAEKAKKELVAKEAQAKAVSAKQIVAPTAAVVAGDSTQLAQLQKTLGGFAYSATLPSAKNDITTIENDYVLLKIANKGGYIVEATLKNFEKFKKKSGQLVSLIKDNNADLNIQLQTNDNRVLNTKDLYFEPTLTKVGADQILSMKLKAGANEFLEYKYILKPNDYMVGFDVRSQGLNKVLNTAKPMDLQWNMKTFRTEKSISYENRYTLLNYEHGDEKFSNVNDGNNKEESLEKVSYVAFKQHFFSSILLTNTPFAKADLKSNKLVVDEKVDTIFVKQFNANMPLAFTNGEVDYKMNWYFGPSDYQTLKSYDKHLEKIIPLGWGIFGWINKFIFIPLFGFLTGGISYGIAIIIFTILIKIAMSPITYKSFLSQAKMKVLRPDITELGEKYKKDPMKKQQETMKLYSKAGVNPMAGCIPALIQIPFMYASFQFFPSAFELRQKSFLWADDLSSFDSVYKLPFHVPLYGDHISLFPILAAIAIFFYMKMTSGDQQMAAPQQEGMPDMAKMMKYMIYISPIMMLIFFNSYGAGLSLYNFISNLITIGIMFVIKNYIVDSDKIHAQIQENKAKEPKKPGKFQQRLQEAMEQAEAQKAKKK; encoded by the coding sequence ATGGAAGAAAAAAAATTAGACCTTAACTCGATTATAGGTATGTTATTAATCGTTGGTATATTCTTTTGGATGATGTACCAAAACAAACCTTCGGAGGCGCAACTTGCTGCAGAAAAGGCTAAAAAAGAATTGGTTGCAAAAGAAGCTCAAGCGAAGGCTGTTTCGGCTAAACAAATTGTTGCCCCTACAGCAGCTGTTGTTGCTGGAGATTCTACACAATTGGCACAATTGCAAAAAACACTGGGAGGTTTTGCTTATTCAGCGACTCTGCCTTCTGCAAAAAATGATATTACAACAATCGAAAATGATTATGTATTATTAAAAATTGCAAACAAAGGCGGTTACATAGTTGAAGCTACTTTGAAGAATTTTGAAAAATTCAAAAAAAAATCCGGGCAGTTGGTTTCTTTGATTAAAGACAATAATGCCGATTTGAACATTCAGCTGCAGACAAATGACAATAGAGTCTTAAATACAAAAGATCTGTATTTTGAACCTACGCTGACTAAAGTTGGCGCTGATCAGATTCTTTCGATGAAATTGAAAGCTGGAGCTAATGAGTTTTTGGAATACAAATACATTTTGAAACCAAACGATTATATGGTTGGTTTTGATGTTCGTTCCCAAGGTTTGAATAAAGTTTTGAATACAGCAAAACCAATGGATTTGCAGTGGAACATGAAAACGTTTAGAACAGAGAAAAGTATCTCATACGAAAATCGCTATACTCTTTTGAATTATGAGCATGGTGATGAAAAATTCAGTAATGTTAATGATGGAAACAATAAAGAAGAGTCACTAGAGAAAGTAAGTTATGTAGCTTTTAAACAGCATTTTTTCTCTTCGATCTTATTGACTAACACTCCCTTTGCAAAGGCAGATTTAAAGTCAAATAAATTGGTAGTTGACGAAAAAGTGGATACTATTTTTGTAAAACAATTTAATGCCAACATGCCATTAGCCTTTACTAATGGAGAGGTGGATTATAAAATGAATTGGTATTTTGGACCTTCAGATTATCAAACGCTGAAATCATATGATAAACATTTGGAGAAAATTATTCCGCTAGGCTGGGGTATTTTTGGCTGGATTAATAAGTTTATTTTTATTCCGTTATTCGGATTTTTAACTGGAGGTATTTCTTATGGTATAGCGATTATCATTTTTACGATTCTTATCAAAATTGCGATGTCGCCTATTACATATAAGTCGTTCCTGTCTCAGGCGAAGATGAAAGTATTGCGTCCGGACATTACAGAATTGGGAGAGAAATACAAAAAAGACCCAATGAAAAAACAGCAGGAAACAATGAAATTGTATTCTAAAGCAGGCGTAAATCCTATGGCGGGATGTATTCCGGCTCTGATTCAGATTCCGTTTATGTATGCCTCGTTTCAGTTTTTCCCGTCGGCTTTTGAATTGAGACAAAAAAGTTTCCTTTGGGCAGATGATTTGTCTTCATTTGACTCGGTTTATAAATTGCCTTTCCATGTTCCTTTATATGGCGACCATATCAGTTTGTTCCCAATTTTGGCGGCAATTGCAATTTTCTTTTATATGAAAATGACTTCTGGTGACCAGCAAATGGCTGCTCCTCAACAAGAGGGAATGCCGGATATGGCCAAAATGATGAAATACATGATTTATATTTCGCCAATTATGATGTTGATTTTCTTTAACAGTTATGGTGCAGGTTTGAGTTTGTATAACTTTATTTCGAACTTGATTACTATTGGAATCATGTTTGTAATCAAGAATTATATTGTAGATTCAGATAAAATCCATGCTCAAATACAGGAAAATAAAGCAAAAGAGCCGAAAAAGCCAGGTAAATTCCAGCAGCGTCTGCAGGAAGCTATGGAACAGGCAGAAGCTCAGAAAGCAAAAAAGAAATAA